A part of Methanomassiliicoccales archaeon genomic DNA contains:
- a CDS encoding glycosyltransferase, producing the protein MLVSVVLNVMNEEKNIGDLLDSLVIQEQPMEIVVVDAASKDRTREIVRSYMERYPFISLYVKPGRRGESTNYGIDMSKGDILAFIGGDCIANPFWIKELRRSIMEGNKVVVGKTITLGLDAWVALDRVELYFKGVDISWPSCNEAFVREAVIEAGKFDPWFITAEDIDLNLRVVDKGYKIVYNENAIVYHRHKSTLYRFFKQAFWNGAGRKQLTMKHGRLWSSYDPLKMFRQKTTFWSLSRLTVAMMGYVAFKLFGDRPGEGRA; encoded by the coding sequence ATGTTGGTCAGCGTCGTCCTTAACGTGATGAACGAAGAGAAGAACATCGGGGACCTTCTCGACAGTCTTGTCATACAGGAGCAGCCGATGGAGATAGTTGTTGTGGATGCTGCCAGCAAGGACCGGACCAGGGAGATAGTGAGGTCCTATATGGAACGGTACCCCTTCATAAGCCTATATGTAAAACCTGGCAGGAGAGGAGAGAGCACCAACTATGGCATAGACATGTCCAAGGGTGATATCCTTGCTTTCATCGGAGGGGATTGCATCGCAAACCCCTTCTGGATAAAGGAGCTGAGAAGGAGCATAATGGAGGGCAACAAGGTCGTCGTCGGCAAGACCATCACCCTGGGATTGGATGCCTGGGTGGCCTTGGACAGGGTGGAGCTCTATTTCAAAGGTGTCGACATCTCCTGGCCAAGCTGCAACGAGGCCTTCGTCCGGGAGGCGGTGATCGAGGCGGGCAAGTTCGACCCTTGGTTCATAACGGCCGAGGACATCGACCTCAACCTGAGGGTGGTGGACAAGGGATACAAGATCGTCTACAATGAGAACGCCATTGTCTATCACAGGCACAAATCGACCTTGTACAGGTTCTTCAAGCAGGCCTTCTGGAACGGGGCTGGAAGGAAGCAGCTGACAATGAAACATGGTAGGCTCTGGTCGTCCTATGACCCCCTGAAGATGTTCCGCCAGAAGACGACCTTCTGGTCCTTGAGCAGGCTTACGGTGGCGATGATGGGGTATGTTGCCTTCAAGTTGTTCGGGGACCGTCCGGGAGAAGGACGTGCCTAG
- a CDS encoding glycosyltransferase family 2 protein, translating into MRVSVIIPTMNEEQGIGAVIDSVVRAFSGTDLELEVMIVDTRSKDRTVEIAREKGAIVIDEPRRGYGRAYKTGFERASGDVIATLDADCTYPAEEIPRLARMLDAEGLDFITTNRFADLEKGAMSAKHRLGNKLLTLTMNVLFGVMIRDSQSGMWVFRRSIVPKLDITSDGMAMSEEIKLEAFKKVRSKEVPIAYRKRVGEVKLSSWKDGIGNIRFLFRKRLTFEH; encoded by the coding sequence CTGAGGGTCAGCGTCATTATCCCAACGATGAACGAGGAGCAGGGCATTGGGGCCGTCATTGACTCTGTCGTCCGCGCATTCTCCGGAACAGACCTTGAGCTTGAGGTGATGATAGTCGATACTAGGTCCAAGGACCGGACGGTCGAGATCGCGAGGGAGAAAGGGGCGATAGTCATCGATGAGCCGAGGAGGGGGTACGGCCGTGCCTACAAGACCGGTTTCGAGAGGGCATCGGGGGACGTCATAGCCACTTTGGACGCTGACTGCACATATCCTGCTGAGGAGATCCCCCGTCTTGCAAGGATGTTGGATGCAGAGGGCCTGGACTTCATAACCACCAACAGGTTCGCTGATCTGGAAAAGGGGGCCATGAGCGCAAAGCATCGGCTAGGCAACAAACTGCTGACCCTGACCATGAACGTGCTCTTCGGGGTCATGATAAGGGACTCGCAGAGCGGCATGTGGGTCTTCAGGAGGTCCATTGTGCCTAAGCTCGACATAACCAGCGATGGGATGGCCATGTCCGAGGAGATCAAGCTGGAGGCCTTCAAGAAGGTGCGGTCCAAGGAGGTCCCGATAGCCTACAGGAAAAGGGTCGGAGAGGTCAAGCTCTCCTCGTGGAAGGATGGAATAGGGAACATCAGGTTTCTTTTCCGGAAGAGGCTGACGTTCGAACATTGA
- a CDS encoding uracil-DNA glycosylase, whose amino-acid sequence MSLDLECALCPLSAWRTRVVPPSGDLSSPVVLVGEAPGESEDRLGAPFVGRAGKWLDKCMQEAGLDRRSVMITNTVKCRPPGNRRPDAQELAACRRYLMDELRGRELIVALGSTAIEALLGSEVKVSEVANRTVKVDIEGIGTMDVLLTFHPSACIYNKEARSRLIDAMRMVRDHLNVRTSASSGKET is encoded by the coding sequence ATGTCCTTGGACCTTGAATGTGCATTATGCCCGCTGAGCGCATGGAGGACGCGGGTAGTACCACCTTCCGGTGACCTCTCCTCGCCTGTCGTTCTGGTCGGGGAGGCACCGGGCGAGAGCGAGGACAGGCTCGGTGCGCCTTTCGTCGGAAGGGCAGGGAAATGGTTGGACAAATGCATGCAGGAGGCAGGCCTCGACCGAAGGTCCGTGATGATCACCAACACGGTCAAATGTAGGCCCCCTGGCAACAGGAGGCCTGATGCTCAGGAGCTTGCCGCCTGTCGGCGATACCTGATGGACGAGCTGAGGGGAAGGGAGCTCATCGTCGCCTTGGGCAGCACAGCTATAGAGGCGCTGCTCGGCTCAGAGGTCAAGGTCTCAGAGGTAGCGAACAGGACCGTCAAGGTGGACATCGAAGGGATCGGGACAATGGACGTCCTCCTTACGTTCCATCCGAGCGCCTGCATCTACAACAAGGAGGCAAGGTCAAGGCTCATCGATGCGATGAGGATGGTGAGGGACCATCTCAATGTTCGAACGTCAGCCTCTTCCGGAAAAGAAACCTGA
- a CDS encoding orotate phosphoribosyltransferase → MSERTRKALVECGALLYGDFTLASGKKSGYYIDIKKASTDPQVLSLIAEEMSSLLAMKGMKVDRIAGVVLGSIPLAVALSLKTGIPFIMVRKEKKDHGTTKLIEGAYSRGEKVLVVEDVVTSAGSALYAIEVLRGEGLTVENVFSVVDREEGGRKKLEEVGVELSSLVTATDVLRK, encoded by the coding sequence ATGAGCGAAAGGACAAGAAAGGCTCTGGTCGAGTGCGGTGCCCTGCTCTATGGGGACTTCACTTTGGCATCAGGGAAGAAGAGCGGCTATTATATCGACATAAAAAAGGCCAGCACAGACCCCCAGGTATTATCTTTGATCGCCGAGGAGATGTCATCGCTGTTGGCGATGAAGGGAATGAAGGTCGACAGGATCGCAGGAGTGGTCCTTGGCTCGATACCTCTTGCCGTTGCGCTGTCGCTGAAGACAGGCATACCGTTCATCATGGTCAGGAAGGAGAAGAAGGACCATGGCACAACGAAGCTCATCGAAGGAGCTTATTCGAGAGGTGAGAAGGTCCTCGTCGTCGAGGATGTTGTTACGTCGGCCGGGTCGGCGCTATACGCCATCGAGGTTTTGAGAGGGGAGGGCCTGACCGTCGAGAACGTCTTCTCCGTCGTCGACCGGGAGGAAGGCGGGAGGAAGAAGCTCGAGGAGGTAGGAGTGGAGCTTTCCTCGCTGGTCACTGCGACGGACGTGCTGAGGAAGTAG
- a CDS encoding CDP-2,3-bis-(O-geranylgeranyl)-sn-glycerol synthase, with the protein MDLLSLLIYVAAGLWLMLPAYLPNSAAVIFGGGRPIDLGRSWRGRRLLGEGKTWRGFIGGVSAGTALGLLQLYVAYPFDDSAYWGFGDLPDSMGLVFVLALGSLLGDLCGAFIKRRLGLERGAKAPVLDQYNFIAGAMLLSLAIYPSWFIGAFVEGEHIISLLSVLIITPLLHRGVNIIGYKKGLKKVPW; encoded by the coding sequence ATGGACCTACTGAGCCTCTTGATATATGTGGCGGCCGGTCTTTGGCTCATGCTGCCTGCCTATCTGCCCAATTCCGCGGCGGTCATATTCGGCGGCGGCAGGCCGATCGACCTTGGGCGGTCCTGGAGGGGGAGGAGGCTTTTAGGGGAAGGAAAAACCTGGAGAGGTTTTATAGGAGGGGTCTCGGCGGGGACGGCCTTGGGGCTGTTGCAACTATATGTAGCATACCCATTCGACGATTCTGCCTATTGGGGGTTCGGGGATCTCCCTGACTCCATGGGATTGGTGTTCGTCCTTGCGCTTGGCTCGTTGCTTGGTGACCTATGCGGGGCGTTCATCAAACGGAGGCTTGGTTTGGAACGGGGAGCAAAAGCCCCTGTCCTGGACCAGTACAACTTCATCGCTGGTGCAATGCTGCTGTCCTTGGCCATATACCCATCCTGGTTCATCGGGGCGTTCGTCGAGGGGGAGCATATAATAAGCCTCCTCTCGGTGCTCATCATCACCCCCTTGTTGCACCGGGGGGTCAATATCATAGGCTATAAGAAGGGTCTGAAGAAGGTACCATGGTGA